The following are encoded in a window of Alosa sapidissima isolate fAloSap1 chromosome 10, fAloSap1.pri, whole genome shotgun sequence genomic DNA:
- the LOC121720020 gene encoding uncharacterized protein LOC121720020, which yields MNYISSATHDGLQSLLTSTASAFSTHTYRSALKISTTVEYEDYTIDDEDTGVCNYTRHSASFLPALYSIYFVLGVLGNGLVVWVISMGVRLRSMTDVCLLNLALADLLLVSSLPFLAHQARDAHALLRDPRQHRQVLAVKLSNSNATAKNVCGRDYEDKGGLRAGAIFKMNVLGFVIPLTMLIFCYSRILLTLLLSKSPCLRCSSLKAYLSTASGSVYSVTRNTSVDERSTAI from the exons ATGAATTACATAAGCAGTGCCACTCATGATGGGCTTCAAAGTCTGCTGACTAGCACAGCCAGTGCTTTctccactcacacatacag GTCTGCTCTAAAAATCTCCACCACAGTGGAATACGAGGATTACACAATAGATGACGAAGACACTGGGGTATGCAATTACACCCGTCACTCTGCCAGCTTCCTTCCTGCGCTCTACTCCATATACTTTGTGTTGGGGGTGCTGGGAAACGGCCTGGTGGTGTGGGTTATTAGTATGGGGGTGCGCCTGCGGAGCATGACAGACGTGTGCCTCCTCAACCTGGCGCTGGCCGACCTCCTGCTGGTCAGCTCACTGCCCTTCCTGGCGCACCAGGCCCGAGACGCGCACGCGCTCTTACGGGATCCTCGCCAGCATCGTC AAGTGCTGGCAGTGAAATTATCCAATAGCAACGCGACGGCCAAAAATGTCTGCGGCCGAGACTACGAGGACAAAGGTGGCCTGCGCGCCGGGGCCATCTTCAAGATGAACGTCCTGGGCTTTGTGATCCCACTGACCATGCTGATCTTCTGCTACAGCCGAATCCTGCTGACGCTCCTGCTCAGCAAGAGCCCCTGCCTCAGGTGCAGCTCCCTCAAGGCCTACCTCAGCACGGCCAGTGGCTCCGTCTACTCCGTTACCCGCAACACCAGTGTGGACGAGCGCTCCACTGCAATATGA